Below is a genomic region from Bordetella pertussis 18323.
GGACCGCGCTCAGGTCGCTGAACATCAGCGTCAGCCGCCCGCCCAGCAGGTCCGACCTGGCCGGTCCGCCGCCGCGGTACGGGACGTGCGTCATCTTGACCTGCGCCGTGGTGCTGAACAGTTCGCCCGCCAGGTGCATGGTGCTGCCGGTGCCGGACGAGCCGAAGGTGGCCTGGCCAGGATGTTGCCTGGCATAGTCGGCCAGATCCGCCACCGATTGGATCTTGCTCTCGGGGTTGACGACCAGGATGTTCTGCGTGGTGACCAGCATCGACACCGGCTTGAAGTCCTTGACCGGATCGAAGGGCAAGTCCGGGTACAGCGACGGGTTGATGGTCAGGATGCTGATCGTGCCCAGCAGCAGCGTATAGCCGTCGCCCGGCGACTTGGCCACGATATCGGCGCCGATGTTGCCGCCGGCGCCGGTCTTGAACTCGGTGTACACCGGCGTACCCAGGTCGCTGGACAGTTGCTCGGACACCAGCTGCGCGAGCGGGCCGATCGTGGCGCCCGGCGCGAAGGGCACCACCAGCTTGATGGGCTGGTCGGGAAACGCGGCCTGGGCCGGGCCCTGCCAGGAAGCCGCAAGCGCGGCGAACGCAAACGCTGCACAGATGCCTTTCATCATGGTCTTCTCCTCCTTGTTTATTGTTCGTGGGCCGTCGCCGGCCGCGCTGTGACGGCGCGATCAGGCGGCCGCGGGCCCGGCCGCCCTGCTCCCCCGCCCCCCAATGCTTGAGCAGGAAGGTCGGGAAGCTGGCGTCGGAGATCAGCGCCACGTGCGCGCCGCCGTCGCCCAGGCCGATGACCGTGTTCGGGTCGGCAAGCATTTGCGCGCAGGCGTCCAGGTTCTGGTCGGCATAGTTCGCGAATGGCGAGAACAGCAGCGCCTTGCCGTCTTCCTCGAGCAGGCAGTCGTAGGCCAGCTCGGCCGGATCGGCGCCGGCGCGCCGGGCCAGCGCCGCGATCGAGCGTTCCGGGCCCGGGTCGTAGCACGGCGGGTTGCCCAGCGGAAAGATGTTGTCGAACTCGTTCAGGCGCTTGCCCAGCGGCGTATCCTGGCTCTCGCGCAGCAGCTGCGCGCGCAAGGCCGGGTCCCGCATGCGGCGCACCCGCTCATCCAGCGCAAGCTGGGCGATGGCCTTGTAGCTGGCGCAGTCAGAGAAGACATTGCGGCTGCCCTGCAGCCCCAGCAGCACGCCTACCCCGCGCGGCGCGACCTGCGCGCGGATGGGCAGGCCGTCGGCCGCCGCCTGCGTCGTCAGGGCCAGCAGCCGACGCCACCCGTCCTTGTTGCCGTGCTTCTGCATCAGCGAGAACGACAGCGGCCGGCCGGATTTCTCCACCAGGCGGCGCATCATGCCGAACTCGGCCTCCAGCATGTCCGGATCGTCGAAGTCGATGATGATCTCCAGCACGCCGCCGCCGGCATCGGCCAGCCCCATGGCGATGCCGGTCAGCTCTTCCTCGGCCGCGCGCAGCGACGGCATCGGGTCGCCGGTGACCGAGCGGTGATTGATCGAGCGCGAAGTCGAGAAGCCGATCGCGCCATGGCGCATGGCCTCGGCCGCCAGGCTGCGCATCCGCGCGATGTCCTCGGGCGTGGCCATCTCGAGCCGCAGCGCGCGCTCGCCCATGACGTACACGCGCAGCGCCGCGTGCGGCAGTTGCGCGCAGAAATCGATGTCGTGCTCGATCCGTTCGGTCGCGCGCAGGAAGTCGGGAAACGTCTCCCAGGCCCAGTCCAGCCCTTCGTGCAGCGCGATGCCGGGGATGTCTTCCACGCCTTCCATCAGCTCGATCAGATTGCCGCGATCGGCCGCGCGCACCGGCGCGAACCCGACCCCGCAGTTGCCCATCACCACCGTGGTCACGCCGTGCCAGCTGGATGGAGCCAGGCGGGAATTCCAGATGATCTGCCCGTCGTAGTGCGTATGGATGTCGACGAAGCCTGGCGTGACGATCTTGCCGCGCGCGTCGATCTCGGCGGCCGCGCCCGGCGCGATGTCGCCGATCTCGGCGATCAGGGCGCCGCGCACCCCGATGTCGGCGACCCGGGGCGCGCCGCCATGCCCGTCCATGAGCAATCCGCCGCGGATGACAAGATCAAGTGCCTGTTCGTCGTGCATTTCTTCCTCGATTGAGCTGCCCTGTGCGCGTCTGCGTTGGGGCCGGATTCGGCAATGCCTGCCCCGACGAATTACACCGGCGAACCCCGCGAGCGACAAGCAAGGATTTCTTATGCTGCGACAAGGATTCCCGATCCACGGCGCGGCCTCCAGGCCGTTCGCCCGCCCACCTGCCCCGCCCGGGCCGGCAATTCGGCGCAGCCCATCATGACTATTCAATGATTCAAGAATCATTGTATTATTTTGGCATGAATGCAGAACAAGCCGTTTCCTCCCTCGGCGCCCTGGCCCATGCGCAACGCCTGAGCGTGTTTCGCGCCCTTGTCGTCGCGGGCCCGGCGGGGCTCACGCCCAGCGTCATGGCCGACGGGCTCGGCATCGCCCGCAATGCGCTGTCCTTTCACCTCAAGGAGCTGGCGCACGCCGGCCTGGTCAGCGTCGAGCAACAGGGCCGCAATCTGATCTACCGCGCCGATTTCTTCCGGATGAATGCATTGCTCGGCTATCTCACCAAACACTGCTGCCAGGGCGCGACCTGCGAGGTGTCCGATTCCCGAAAGAACACAGCCGGTTGCGACGCCGGCGCCAGGCGGGCCTGATCCATGCCAGGCGCACCGGTTCGCGTCGTCGGGATCCTGGGAACCGCCCAGACGCTGGCCTGGGCCTCCTCGTACTATCTGCCGGCGATGCTGGCGGATCCGATGGCTCGCGACCTGGGCGTGTCCACGCCGACGGTCTATGCGGCGTTCTCCGCCGCCCTGGTCGCATCGGCGTTGATCGGGCCATGGACGGGACTGGCGATCGACCGCCACGGCGGCCGTATGGTCCTGGCCGGCACCAGTCTGTTGTTTGCCCTCGGGCTGGGCATGCTCGGCGCCGCCCAGGGCCTGTGGACGATGGTTGCCGCCTGGCTCGTCATGGGCGTGGCGATGGGCGCCGGCCTCTACGAGGCCGCCTTCTCCAGCCTGGTACGCCTTTATGGCCATCACGCCCGCGGGGCCATCACCGGAATCACGCTGATCGCCGGTTTCGCCAGCACCGTTGGCTGGCCGCTTTCCGCCTGGATGGAGACGCTGTTCGGCTGGCGCGGCGCATGCCTGGGCTGGGCGGCCTTGCATTTGATGATCGGCCTGCCGTTGAACGCCTGGCTTCCCAAAGCCGTTGCCGCCGAGACGCCAAGCCCGGATGCCCCGGCCGCGCAGGAGGGGACCCTCCCTGCTGCGCGGCCGGGACCGCAGGGGCTGGCCACCGCCCTGCTCGCCTTCGTGTTCGCGGCGACGTGGTTCATCAGCACCGCGATGGCCACCCACTTGCCGCGCATGCTGCAAGCCACGGGCGCCACGCTCGCGGCCGCCGTGGCCGTGGGCGCGCTCATCGGTCCCGCGCAAGTGGCCGGCCGCCTGCTCGAGTTCGGCTTGCTGCGGCATGTTCATCCTTTGCTGTCGGCGCGCCTGGCGGCCCTGGCGCATCCGGCCGGCGTTGCCGTGCTGTTGGCCGCCGGCCCGGCGCTGGCCCCGCTGTTCGCCATCCTGCATGGGGCGGGCAACGGCATCCTGACCATCGCCAAAGGCACGTTGCCGCTGGCGCTGTTCGGCCCCCGGGGCTATGGCGCGCGCCAAGGCTGGCTGATGATGCCGGCGCGGGTCGCGCAGGCGCTGGCGCCATTTCTCTTCGGCCTGGCGCTGGACGCCTGGCGCGCCAACGCTTTGTGGCTATCCGGGGGCATAGGCCTGGCAGCCTGCGCCGCGCTGCTCGTGCTGCGCGCGCGGCCCGACCCAATCAAGCCCTAGTCTTGCATCAACAGAGGTGTGTCATGACTTCCATCACGATCTATCACAACCCGGCCTGCGCGACATCGCGCAATGTGCTCGGGCTGATTCGCAACAGCGGCGAGTAGCCGGCCATCATCGAATATCTGAAGACGCCGCCCGACGCCGCAACGCTGCGGTCGTTGATCGTCGCCATGGGGATGCCGGTGCGCGACCTGCTCAGGCAAAAGGGCACGCCTTACGACGAGCTCGGTTTGTCGGATCCGAAATGGACAGACGAGCAGCTGATCGATTTCATGCTCCAGTACCCGATCCTGATCAATCGCCCCATCGTGACAACCCCACTGGGAACGCGTCTGTGCCGGCCGTCGGAAACCGTTCTGGATCTCCTGTCCCGGCCCCAGCGCGGCGCCTTCGACAAGGAGGACGGGCAGCCCGTCATCGATGCGGACGGCAACCGTGTCTGAGGTTCTCGCCGATCTGCCCAATATCGATCCGTCACGGTTCAAGCAGCCGAGCGCGGCCGAGCTGTTCCCGCCCGGGCGCGCCACGCATGCCCCGCGCTTCCTGCTGCTGTATGGGTCGTTGCGCGAGCGCTCCTATAGCCGCCTGGTCGCGGAGGAAGCCGCGCGGCTGCGCCGGGCGCTGGGCGGCGAGACCCGGCTGTTCAACCCGTCCGGGCTGCCGCTGGTCGACGACGCCAGCGAGGACCATCCCAAGGTCCGTGAGCTGCATGAGCTGGTCCGGTGGGCCGAAGGCATGATCTGGAGTTCGCCGGAGCGGCACGGCGCCATGAGCGGCCTGATGAAGACGCAGAT
It encodes:
- a CDS encoding Bug family tripartite tricarboxylate transporter substrate binding protein, encoding MMKGICAAFAFAALAASWQGPAQAAFPDQPIKLVVPFAPGATIGPLAQLVSEQLSSDLGTPVYTEFKTGAGGNIGADIVAKSPGDGYTLLLGTISILTINPSLYPDLPFDPVKDFKPVSMLVTTQNILVVNPESKIQSVADLADYARQHPGQATFGSSGTGSTMHLAGELFSTTAQVKMTHVPYRGGGPARSDLLGGRLTLMFSDLSAVPMVQAGKLRALAVTGSQRDGRIPDIPTMQESGMKGFDVEPWYGLVAPAGTPDAVIARLNASVRKVFDKQKVRDALQNIGLRPASDLSVAYMAGKIDSDLGKWAPIVKSVDMKTN
- a CDS encoding ArsR/SmtB family transcription factor, translating into MIQESLYYFGMNAEQAVSSLGALAHAQRLSVFRALVVAGPAGLTPSVMADGLGIARNALSFHLKELAHAGLVSVEQQGRNLIYRADFFRMNALLGYLTKHCCQGATCEVSDSRKNTAGCDAGARRA
- a CDS encoding MFS transporter is translated as MPGAPVRVVGILGTAQTLAWASSYYLPAMLADPMARDLGVSTPTVYAAFSAALVASALIGPWTGLAIDRHGGRMVLAGTSLLFALGLGMLGAAQGLWTMVAAWLVMGVAMGAGLYEAAFSSLVRLYGHHARGAITGITLIAGFASTVGWPLSAWMETLFGWRGACLGWAALHLMIGLPLNAWLPKAVAAETPSPDAPAAQEGTLPAARPGPQGLATALLAFVFAATWFISTAMATHLPRMLQATGATLAAAVAVGALIGPAQVAGRLLEFGLLRHVHPLLSARLAALAHPAGVAVLLAAGPALAPLFAILHGAGNGILTIAKGTLPLALFGPRGYGARQGWLMMPARVAQALAPFLFGLALDAWRANALWLSGGIGLAACAALLVLRARPDPIKP